CTTGTGTTCATGCTGTTTCCGGACCCGTGGCCCAAGAAGCGCCACCATAAGCACCGCATGATCCAGAGTGGCTTCCTGGAGGAGCTGGCCGAGGTCACGCTGCCGGGCGGGCGCTTCTGCTACCGCACCGACCACGCTGGCTATCACCTGTGGACGGCGAACCACCTCTATGAGCATTCGCGCTGGCAGATCAGCCCGCAGGAGCCTTGGCCCTTCGAGCAGGAAACGCATTTCCAGGGTTACATGGACGCCTACCGGTCCATCGTCTCCACACGCGTGGTGTAGTCTCGGTCTGCGCTGAGCAACCGGCGCCTTAGGCGGCTTTGACCTGACTTGCCTCCTCGGCGAGCAGTCGGCGCTTGATGGTGAGGCCCCAGCGATAGCCGCCCAGCGTACCATCCCGGCGGATGACGCGGTGGCAGGGGATCAGCCAGGCGAGGGGATTACGACCGATAGCGGTGCCCACAGCACGGGTGGCACTGGGGCGGCCCACAGCCTGGGCGATATCCGAGTAGGTGCGAGTCTCTCCCGCCGGGATCGCCTTGAGGGCATCCCAGACGGCTTGCTGGAAGGCCGTGCCAACGGGCGCGGTTTCAACGTGTTCACCGGAAAAGACTTGGTCGGCCAACCACTGGGCTGCGCTGTCATCGCGGGCGAAATCACTGCCAAGTCGAGCCCCTTGCAGGGTGTCCTCCGGCTGCTCGCCAGCTTCTGGAAAGCCGAGGTAGAGTAAAGTTTTACCGCGAAAAGCCACCAGAGAGCGGCCGAAAGGGGAGGAAGCGAGACCGTAGCTGACCTTGGAGGGATTCATGCGCTAGAAGATATCCAGAGCAACGATCAATGCAAGCTGCCCCAGCAATGCGATGAAAAGTAAACTATAGACCCAGATACCGAAAAGGTCCGGGTTCAGGCGCCGTTCGCTCGGAGCAGCAGGGGCGTTAACCGGTTGACCCATGGCGGGTTGCGGGTCCGGTCGAGCCGATTTCCGCTTTTCCCAATCTGACAGGGAACCGGTGATATCCTTCGGGCTGGGCATGCGTCCAGTCATGCAAAAGGGCCAGCGACCGTCAAGCCGGGAACCATGCACGCAAAGCATAACGATTACTAATTAATGCCACGTCTGGTTGCGACCGAACCGTTGAACGTGAATAGAGAGTTGACGACAATTCCCGTGGATTCGAGTGTTGACGCGTCTAGAAGGATACGTCAATGCGTATGCCCTTTATTCAAAAATCTCTCCAGCCCTATTAGTACAATTATCATGCCCGTGCCCAGGAAAACGGCTTCTCTCATCGGCGCCGCCGCCCTTTTCACCACCCCTGCTTTCGCTAGCAGCAGTGCGGTCAGCCCCTACGCCTACGAGATCACCGAAGTGCTCGGGCTGCCGATCACCAATGCCATGCTCACCGGCTGGGTGTTGTCGATCCTGCTGATTCTTGTCATCCGCTTCATGGTCGGCCGCGCCACCCTGATCCCCGGAGCCGGGCAGGCCATGGTCGAAGGGCTCGTACAATGGGTCTATGACACGATGGCCCCCATCGTTGGCAAAAAGCTGATCAAGAAAGTCTTTCCCCTGCTCCTGTGTCTGTTCACCTACATCCTGATCATGAACTGGAGCGGCCTGCTCCCCGGCGTGGGTACCTTCGGGCACTTCGTCCCGACTCAGGAGATCAGCATGGAAGAGATGCAGGCCAAAGAGGATGCCGGCTATGTCGTGCGCGAGATTGACGGTAAGTACTATGACGGGCACTTCGAGTACTACTTCCGCCCGGTCAACTCGGACCTGAACACTACCTTGGCTC
This genomic interval from Ruficoccus sp. ZRK36 contains the following:
- a CDS encoding methylated-DNA--[protein]-cysteine S-methyltransferase produces the protein MNPSKVSYGLASSPFGRSLVAFRGKTLLYLGFPEAGEQPEDTLQGARLGSDFARDDSAAQWLADQVFSGEHVETAPVGTAFQQAVWDALKAIPAGETRTYSDIAQAVGRPSATRAVGTAIGRNPLAWLIPCHRVIRRDGTLGGYRWGLTIKRRLLAEEASQVKAA
- a CDS encoding F0F1 ATP synthase subunit A; its protein translation is MPVPRKTASLIGAAALFTTPAFASSSAVSPYAYEITEVLGLPITNAMLTGWVLSILLILVIRFMVGRATLIPGAGQAMVEGLVQWVYDTMAPIVGKKLIKKVFPLLLCLFTYILIMNWSGLLPGVGTFGHFVPTQEISMEEMQAKEDAGYVVREIDGKYYDGHFEYYFRPVNSDLNTTLALSIISFLAWIWFVLKYAGPKILLFDLFGNKADKNEVPGFIYIPLFAIFMGVGLIEVISILSRLVSLPFRLFGNVFGGENLLTSMHGMFEWVLPVPFYFLEILIGFVQALVFTLLTAVYIGLICNHDSAEEHAHAH